The stretch of DNA GATCAATTCGTTGTGCAGTGATATGCACCATTAGTCCAAGCCTTGCTAAGGAAGAACGACCATCTAGCCAACCAATTAAGTTATTAGGTAGTGTAATTGACTCCATAGTTACTGCTAAGGCTAGTTCTCCAGGATGAAGAAAAAATGTATCGTCTTCAGTTAATTGGATTTCATTACTCATAATGAGATTTATAGCATCAGTTACATTTTTTTTCGGTCCACTTAAATCAACAAATGCTGTAGTATGACCGCGAAAAACCCTAAATTTATCGCCTAAAAGTATATCTACACTAGCACCGTTAATTCTTTCTATTGGTGGCCGTGGAATAATATCTAGTTTTTCTTCATCCATCCATAGTTCTATATCACTATCACATAATATCATGGTATATTTTCTCTATGCATAGTATAAATAGCATAACAAGAATATGATTAATCTTAGTAACAATTTGTTAGATTATCATAAAACTTAATTATGATAATATTTTATATTCGTCGTGATAGTAATACGTAGGCTTATTTATCTTATCTTAATAAGCTATTATATGTTTTAATTTTGTTACAAATATAAATAATAATGATACAAGTAGCCTCTAAAATTTTAGTAACCTGTGCATTACCATACGCTAATGGTTCTCTCCATCTAGGCCATATGTTAGAACATATTCAAGCTGATATTTGGGTGCGTTATCAGCGAATCCGTGGTAAACAAGTGTATTTTATTTGTGCTGATGATGCACATGGGACACCTATTATGCTGAAAGCAAAGCAATCAGGTATTACACCGGAAGCTATGATAAATAAAATTAATCAAGAACATCAGACTGATTTAGCGCAGTTTGAAATTAGCTATGATAATTATTACTCAACTCATAGTGATGAAAATCGTGAATTGGTCATATCTATCTATAATACACTAAAAGAAAATGGCTTAATCAAAAAGCGCATGATTTCTCAGTTATATGATCCCATACATAATATATTTTTACCTGATCGTTTTGTAAAAGGATACTGTCCAAGATGTAAATTACCAGATCAGTATGGTGATAACTGTGAAATATGTGGTGCTACTTATCATCCCACTGATCTCATTGATCCAAAGTCAACGTTATCTGGTGTAACACCAGTAATTTCAAAGTCAAAGCATCTATTTTTTGATTTACCGGTTTTCAGTGAAGTACTACGGGCATGGACCCGTTCTGGTGCACTACAAGAGCAAGTTGCTAATAAAATGCAGGAATGGTTCGATATGGGATTACAACAATGGGATATTTCCCGAGATGCACCCTATTTTGGTTTTGAAGTCCCAGATACACCTGGTAAATATTTTTATGTTTGGTTAGATGCACCTATCGGCTATATAGGTGCATTTAAAAATCTATGTAACAAACGTAATGATATTATTTTCGATGAATTTTGGCACCTGAGTTCTAAGGCCGACCTATATCATTTTATAGGTAAAGACATTACATATTTTCACGGTATTTTCTGGCCTGCTATACTAGAAGGTAGTAAGTTACGTAAACCAACTAATTTATTCGTTCATGGTTATGTCACAATAAATGGGGCCAAAATGTCTAAATCACGGGGTACGTTGATTAAAGCTAGTACTTATCTTGCTCATTTAGACGCTAGCTATCTACGTTATTACTATGCAACAAAACTTTCATCAGATATTAATGATATCGATCTTAATTTCAATGATTTCGTTAACAGAGTAAATGCAGATATTATCAATAAAGTTATTAACTTAGCAGCACGGAATGCTAGTTTCATACAAAAATATTTTGATAATAAGCTGTCTGCTACCATTGAAGATCAGTATTTATATGATTACTTTGTTACAGCCTCAGTATCTATTGGTGAAGCATTTAATAATCGCGAAACTAGCCGTGCTATTCGTGAAATTATGATACTCGCAGATCGAGCTAATGTTTATATTCATAAAAAAGAACCATGGGTAGTAGCTAAAAATAAGTACTATCAGCAAGATTTACATAATATTTGCTCGATGGGTATTAATTTATTCCGCTTATTAATGACTTATCTACAACCAGTATTACCAAATTTAGCTATACAAGCAGAAGCATTTTTAAATACTAAGCTTAATTGGGATTCAATGGTTATACCATTAACAAATCATAAAATTTCTCCATTTAAAACCTTACTTCAGCGTATTACACTTAGTCAAGTAAAAGCTATGATAGATGCTACACATTAATATCAATATATACTCTATTTTAGAGTTACGTTAGCCATTCAGTATGGAAAATACCCTCTTTATCGATACGCTTATAGGTATGTGCTCCAAAGTAATCACGCTGTGCTTGAATTAAATTAGCTGGCAACATCAGCGAACGGTAACTATCGTAGTAGGTAATAGCTGCAGATAAAGTTGGTACTGGAATACCATTATGAATAGCATGAGTCACAACTTCACGTAAAGCCTGATGATAATCATTAGCCTTTGCTTTGAAATAAGGTGATAATAAAAGATTAGTAATAAAAGTATTTTGGGTGTAAGCATCAGTTATGTTCTGTAAGAACTGGGCACGAATAATACATCCAGAACGGAATATTTTAGCAATATCGCCATAATTTAGATTCCAGTTAAATTTAGCTGATGCAGCTTTGAGCTGCGAAAAACCTTGAGCATAAGAAATGATTTTACCTAAATATAGTGCTCGACGCATATTTTCAATAAATGCTGGTTTATCAATACTGAAGTATTTTGTTGTTGGGCCTTTGAGTACTTTACTAGCACAAATTCTCTGCTGTTTTAACGATGATAAATACCGGGCAAAAACCGCAGTAGTAATTAAGTTTAGTGGTTCTCCTAGATCTAGTGCACTTTGGCTAGTCCATTTACCTGTCTCTTTATGAGTAGCTTCATCGGCGATAACATCGATCAAATATTTACCTGTGATATCTTTCTGAGTAAAGATCTTATGGGTAATATCCATAAGATAGCTACTTAACTCACCTTGATTCCACTCGTAAAAAATATTTGCTAATTCATCATTATTCATACCAAGTATTATTTTTAATAAAGCATAAGTTTCTGCAATAAGTTGCATATCGCCATATTCAATACCGTTATGAACCATTTTTACATAGTGTCCGGAACCATCAGGACCAATATAAGCAACACATGCTTCACCATTAGCACGAGCAGCAATTGTTTCGAAAATAGGTGATATAAAATTATAAGCTTCTTTCTGACCACCAGGCATAATTGAAGGTCCTTTCAGTGCACCTTCTTCGCCACCAGAAATACCTGTGCCTATGAAATAAAAACCATCTTTTGATAGCTCTTGGTTTCTACGTATAGTATCATGATAAAAAGAATTACCACCGTCAATCAGAATATCTCCTTTATCGATAAAGGATTTTAGTGCATTAATTGTTTGATCTGTTGCTTCTCCTGCTTTTACCATTAACAAAATACGACGTGGTTTTTCTAGTGAATTAATAAATTCTCTGAGTGAAAAATAAGGAAAAAGATTAATCCCAGGATTTTCTGCCATGACATGTTCAGTTTTTTCTCGTGAACGATTAAAAATCGATACCCGAAAGCCATTTTTTGCCATATTAAGTGCTAAATTACGCCCCATTACCGCCATACCAACTACACCAATCTGTTGTCTTAGCATTAAGAGACTCCTATTTATTTCCACTTTTACATAAAAAGATCAGTAATTTAATGAAATTAGTTGGAAGATAATCTTCCGTAATTATTGATAAATTATCAAAAAGTTTTACATTAAATATGCAATGAGAAATAACAGCTATTTAATATTCTATAACCTTGTTTATTTTGCATTTTGCAAATTTTATTAATTAAATTACTCCTGATTAAGGAGAATCACTTAAGTGTCGTTCACGTAACTTAGCGATAACTTGACTAAAATCTACTTGTTGATCTAAAAGTAAAATAAGAAGATGATATACTAGATCTGCAGCTTCATTAATTAGTTCTGACTGGTTTTGTACTATTCCAGCTATAGCTGTTTCTATAGCCTCTTCACCGACTTTTTGTGCAATGCGTTTGGTACTACTATTATATAATCTAGCAGTATAAGAATTTGTAGGATCAAGATTTTTACGTTGACAAAGTAATTTTTCTAAGGAATAAAGAAAACTAAAATTACTAATAGCAGGATGAAAACAGCTACTCATGCCATTATGACAAGTTGGGCCTAAAGGATAAGCTAAAATTAGTAAAGTATCGTTATCGCAGTCTAGGTATAAGCTCATCACCTGTAGGTAATTCCCTGAACTTTCTCCTTTAGTCCATAAACGTTGCTTACTACGTGAGTAGAAAGTTACCTTACCTGTCTGTTCTGTAGCTTTTAATGCATTCGCATTCATATATCCCATCATTAGCACTTCACCAGATATGGAATGCTGAATAATCACTGGCATTATATTACCATTTTTCTGCCAATTAATATCTTGGAATTGTTTTTCAGTTAACATAATCGTATTTCTACTCCTTCACGTGCCAGAAATTTTTTTAATTCAAGAATATTTATTATATTTTTGTGAAAGACTGAGGCTGCTAGTACACCATCAACTTCAGCATTAATTAATGCTTCCTGGAAATGTTGCATAGTTCCAGCTCCACCTGAAGCAATTAATGGCACATGGCAGGTTTGTCGTACTAAACGTAACTGTTGTAAGTCATAGCCTCTACATACGCCATCCTGATTCATCATATTTAGTACTATTTCACCAGCACCAAGTTTCTGAACTTCTTGTACCCAATCTAATGTTTGCCAATTAGTTACTTTTGTTCGATTTTCATCGCCGGTATATTGATTAACCTGATATCGATCAAGTTGAATATCATACCAAGTATCAATACTAGCTACGATGCATTGAACACCAAAACGATCAGCTAACCTACTAATTAGATATGGATCATTAAGTGCAGGGGAATTAATAGAAATTTTATCCGCACCAAAAGAAATTACTTCACCTGCTTGAGCGACACTTTTAATACCACCAGCTACACAGAATGGGATATCAATAACTTCAGCAACACGAGCTATCCAACTTTTATCTACTACTCGCCCTTCAGATGATGCAGTAATATCATAAAATACTAGTTCGTCTGCACCTTCTTTGGCATAGCGTTGAGCCATCGGTACGATATCACCAATAACTTTATGATTACGAAACTGCATTCCTTTAATCACTTGCCCATTATGTATATCAAGACAGGGAATTATTCTTTTTGCCAGCATGCGATAGCCTCCGCAAGCGTAAATTTTTCTTCTAATAATGCCCGACCTATAATCACGCCTTTGACACCAATATTACGTAGCTTAATAATATCAGTTAAGCTACCTATTCCTCCTGAGGATTGA from Baumannia cicadellinicola str. Hc (Homalodisca coagulata) encodes:
- the dcd gene encoding dCTP deaminase → MILCDSDIELWMDEEKLDIIPRPPIERINGASVDILLGDKFRVFRGHTTAFVDLSGPKKNVTDAINLIMSNEIQLTEDDTFFLHPGELALAVTMESITLPNNLIGWLDGRSSLARLGLMVHITAQRIDPGWQGKIVLEIYNAGKLPLGLRPGMLIAALSFELLSGPASRPYHKRESAKYCYQQGAVASRIDQD
- the gndA gene encoding NADP-dependent phosphogluconate dehydrogenase; this translates as MLRQQIGVVGMAVMGRNLALNMAKNGFRVSIFNRSREKTEHVMAENPGINLFPYFSLREFINSLEKPRRILLMVKAGEATDQTINALKSFIDKGDILIDGGNSFYHDTIRRNQELSKDGFYFIGTGISGGEEGALKGPSIMPGGQKEAYNFISPIFETIAARANGEACVAYIGPDGSGHYVKMVHNGIEYGDMQLIAETYALLKIILGMNNDELANIFYEWNQGELSSYLMDITHKIFTQKDITGKYLIDVIADEATHKETGKWTSQSALDLGEPLNLITTAVFARYLSSLKQQRICASKVLKGPTTKYFSIDKPAFIENMRRALYLGKIISYAQGFSQLKAASAKFNWNLNYGDIAKIFRSGCIIRAQFLQNITDAYTQNTFITNLLLSPYFKAKANDYHQALREVVTHAIHNGIPVPTLSAAITYYDSYRSLMLPANLIQAQRDYFGAHTYKRIDKEGIFHTEWLT
- the hisIE gene encoding bifunctional phosphoribosyl-AMP cyclohydrolase/phosphoribosyl-ATP diphosphatase HisIE, with protein sequence MLTEKQFQDINWQKNGNIMPVIIQHSISGEVLMMGYMNANALKATEQTGKVTFYSRSKQRLWTKGESSGNYLQVMSLYLDCDNDTLLILAYPLGPTCHNGMSSCFHPAISNFSFLYSLEKLLCQRKNLDPTNSYTARLYNSSTKRIAQKVGEEAIETAIAGIVQNQSELINEAADLVYHLLILLLDQQVDFSQVIAKLRERHLSDSP
- the hisF gene encoding imidazole glycerol phosphate synthase subunit HisF; this encodes MLAKRIIPCLDIHNGQVIKGMQFRNHKVIGDIVPMAQRYAKEGADELVFYDITASSEGRVVDKSWIARVAEVIDIPFCVAGGIKSVAQAGEVISFGADKISINSPALNDPYLISRLADRFGVQCIVASIDTWYDIQLDRYQVNQYTGDENRTKVTNWQTLDWVQEVQKLGAGEIVLNMMNQDGVCRGYDLQQLRLVRQTCHVPLIASGGAGTMQHFQEALINAEVDGVLAASVFHKNIINILELKKFLAREGVEIRLC